From the genome of Spirochaetota bacterium:
CTCTCATATAGTATTCTGTGATTTTGATGGAACCATAACAACTGTTGAAACTTTTGTTGGGATGTGTAAAACCTATGCTCCCGAGTTATTTGACACAATTGGGAAAAAGATGTGGGCAAAGGAAATAACTATCCGTGAAGGTGTTCGACAACTACTGGAGTCGTTGCCATCATCGTTATATCCACAGATGCTATCGTACATAGATGATAAAGAAATGAGAGCAGGCTTTCCGGAATTTTTGGATTACTGTAATGCTCACAAAATTCCAGTGGTAATTATTTCTGGCGGATTGTATGATAGTGTAGTGCGAAAGTTAGGATATCTGAAAGAAAAGGTAGCAGGTGTTTATGCAGCAAAGATTGATGCAAGTGGTGAGTATCTTAAAGTGTATTCTGATTACGAATATGAAGGTGAACTGGTTGCAAAAGCTAAGATCATGAGTAACTATCACTCACAATGTACAATTGCAATAGGTGATGGGCCAACTGATATTGAAATGGCAAAATATGCAAATATTGTGTTTGCAAGAGGTCTTTTAAAAAAGTTTTTGCCCAAGGACAAAGAATACTACGAGTGGGATGATTTTTATGATGTTATGGATACGC
Proteins encoded in this window:
- a CDS encoding haloacid dehalogenase-like hydrolase — translated: MKPQYSHIVFCDFDGTITTVETFVGMCKTYAPELFDTIGKKMWAKEITIREGVRQLLESLPSSLYPQMLSYIDDKEMRAGFPEFLDYCNAHKIPVVIISGGLYDSVVRKLGYLKEKVAGVYAAKIDASGEYLKVYSDYEYEGELVAKAKIMSNYHSQCTIAIGDGPTDIEMAKYANIVFARGLLKKFLPKDKEYYEWDDFYDVMDTLSIIIEQRKFD